The DNA sequence GGCGCTCCCTCCTCACCTCGCTCTGCTTTCTGACGTTTCAGAAATCAGAAACGTAGTCGTGCACACATTCTCTCCAACACCAGGCGGTTTTACCAGCCACCCCCTCTCATCGACCTTTCACCTTCACGGCATCAACcatcacacacacgcacacaccatCTCCAACCTTCCCCCACGCCTCCTGCCCTCCCCCACCCCCGCTTCGCAGAGGCCCCTGCCTGCCCTGGCTGCACTCCTGGCTCACTGGCTCCGCCCTGCTGGATGGAAGAGGCAATGAACAGGCTAAGCAAGAGCGATCTTCCGCAGCTTTTCTCTGTGACTTAGTTTTCAAACCACCCTTCTCCTTCCTCACAACCCCTGCACTTTTATGGcctcctttatttatttatttttttcttctgttaacTCTGACCTCAAACACTCACTTGTCAGGGTTTCGCCCTAGTCTTTGTGTTAGTATGTTTGTAGACTCCCCGTGTCCTGTGTCTTGTCCTGTGACATTTGGTCCACCTTTGGATACATGTAGCTAGTTCTGTCGCCATGTTCACCATCTAGCTGCCTCTCATTTGTGCAGAATGTAAAACAAATCCAGGTGTGTGAAGTAGCACCAACCCATTCTCCGAGCCATGAGATCCATGCAGCTGTTGAGTGTTTGAGGTTATGgttgaaaaaatgtttacaaatgCCAGCATGAACCTGGATGTGAGAGAGCGTGGGAGCCGCATTCGACCATTCGTGTGTTTGTGGTGCATGGATTAGAGCGTGTGCATGAGGATGTGTGGATTCTTAGTGGCCTTTACTTTGTCACTAATGTTCACACTCCCCCTCTTTTCCCTCTTTTACTGTCTTTGTATCCCTGCAGCACGCGCAAACAAAACTACATGATGAACTTTGCCAGACAGACCGGCATGCGTCACTACTATAGCCGCAAGAGGCGGGCATTGCAGCAGCGTGCCTGAACCCAACAAGCAGGGATTCGTCCTCTGACCTGCCAATCACACATCGACCCGCCGCACACATCCTTTATTCTCCTCACGACATATCGCCCTGTTGAGACCCGTCCACCGGTGGATTCCAATCAGCCTTAGACCTCCCTCGCTCATCTCTACCTGCCCTCTGCCACAAACATGGGCCATCCAGTCAGTTTACGCTCCAGCCAATCAAGGCCTTCCCAACCACACAGCGTGGCGGGAATGAAACTCAAAAAGAAAGGAGTGAAGAGAccattttgtttacttttttccccccatggATGGTCGGAGTTTCTAGTTGGTTTGTAATTGTCGCTGTGGTTCCTCCGATTCCTGTTCCCACCTGCGATatccctccctcacccctcaccctctccctccttttcctACCACACTGTGAAATTGAGAGATAATATATCACTGCTGAACTGACCAGCCGATCGGAGAGTAGCCTCCCAGTTCCACTGAGCCACCAGGGAGGGAGGACCACTCCACTGCCGCCAACCAGTACGCCAGGAGAAAGACCACAAAGATGATAGTGACCATGAagaggaaaaatgaaatgaagaagctcaaaaaagaaaaaaaaaaaagagtactGTGTTCTTGctgttctgtgtgtctgtgggttCTTTTTGTGATGAGTTGACTGTggtgttctgtttgtttgttcgtTCGTTTTCTACTAATTCATATGCTTTTAAGGGGAGGGTAAGGGGAGGGGGGGTGCTGGGTTCTGTTTCCTTTTCCTCGTTTATTTGGATCAGGTGTGGGCAGGgcgggaagaaaaaaaaaacgcccaAACGCCAGCACCAAGAAGGAACAAAAGAACGATTTGCACGACGATGGAAAggaggaaatgagaaaaaaaaaattaaagactgaacaatgatttttttgtttttttatcattttttttatatatgttgGTTCCcgaaaatacagatatttatggTAAATGGTTCTTCACGTAACCTATTTAAGATGCACTGTGCGTGAAATCTGTATGTTATTTTCTAGTGTTAAGTTATTAGGCGGTCGAGTCAGGCTCTCAGACTGCATCATCTCCCCTCTTCCTTCACTTCCCTCTTCTCTTGTGCTGTTTCCTCTCTTCCCatctactctctctctctttctctctttctctctctgcgcTGATTTCTGATACCTGGAGGTGAGGCTCTAttagtgttgttttttgaaGTCTGTGTAATATGGACCCTCTGCCCTCAGTGTAACTCCAGTATAGCAATCtcctgtatatatatgtatatccaCTATGGGGAGACCCAGCAGCCTTATAAAAGGGAAATAAAGAACTGTCCAAACCTCATTATGTACACATTGCTTCAGCTGCTCTCTTTCACTCTCAAAAGATAAGCCTGGCATTTGTCTACTGTATACTTTTCTTACTGTCAAATTTCCACAGCGAATTTGTCTCTCGAGACTGTCTGCTTCCCTTTCCCCGATGGTGACTCTAATCCTCAAACCCATTCGATCCTAACAAatattttaatctttaaatgAAGCAATGTAAATATACATCAGCATGTAGCACTGACTCAAAACCAGGGATGTGCCTcacttttgtgtatttaatcatttttatactATTGAGTTTCTTGGCACAGAGGAACAACTCATCAGGAATTGGAAACACTATTCGTTTAAAGGATCAGTTGATTGTTTTGATCTTTTCACTGagttttttttgacaataaGAGAAGTACAGAATATGACCAGGcttgtctggtgtgtgtgtgtgtgtggttgaaaacatttttttaaaaaaaacatagcatatgatttttttattcaaacatttattcaccaaatttaaaatataaacaaataattgTTCCCTAAGATattgtgaaataaaagcatttgtGCCGTCGTCTTGGTGAACACCTCAGTGTGTTCAGACCGGGCGTTCACCTCCTTCTTCTGCAGGCCCTCAGCCCTTCTCCGGGTTGCGGCTGCACTGAATCCTCTGAACACTGTTACAGCTGTGAACACATGAGCTCCTCCGCCTTCGCTTGAACTTCTAAAGCTGCTCCTAAACCATCAGCCGCCTCAAGTCAAGGGCCACCATCACTGCTGCAGCCACAGGCGCCACGGCGACGTGGAGCAGGTTGGCTGCGATGCCCAGGCATGAGTTACAGTACGGCCAGTCGCAGCAGCTGTAGCTCATGGTGTAGACTGTCCCTTTGAAGCGCTTGCTGTGCTTCTTCCTGCAGTACTTTTCCACCATGCAGCCCCGAGCCGACAGGGTGCTGTGGTTGCCGTAGCGACCTACTGCCTTGAAGCACAGCTCATTAGGAGGACACTCTGTCACAGTAGGCTTAAACGTCCTCTTCTCCCGGATGGGGCTGTAGTAGCAATTCAAGTTGTCACAGAGCAGCGAGGGGAGGAGAGAGTGTAACGATAACACAGCAACGAGCAGAAGCTGCAACATGTTGGGCCTGCGAGGAGAAGAGAAGCCTCTGATAACAGTCTTACTTGAAGGAAACAACACGTGTGATACTACTGCAGTGATATAGTTTTGCAAGTCTGTGCAGTTAGGACAAAGCAGCACTTCCAATTATTTAATCCGTTTCTGAGATAGTAGGGGTCAAgctccaaaaacacacaatcccACACTTCCTAAAATCCCCTTAATGGCATTGAGACTCTTCCAgtcttgtatttaaatttaaattacacTTTCCTGACTCTCCAAGCTAACATGGCACCACTTTGGGAATTAACTGAGACTGACAAAAAGTCCTCTAGAATTAAAGACACAAACTCTACAACAGTTTTCATACACACTGCAGTACTCCCTGTGACTAATATGTTGTCTtgactttgattttaaaatcagtaaatCATCTTTTACCACTTGCCTCCGATACATGATTTTCTCCTTTCCGGAACATTAATGCCAAGCTAAAGAAAGGTTTGACCTTCCTAAGCTGTGCTCAGGTGTTACTGATTTCTACTGATTGTCCCATTTCATGTGCTCAAGTTTGTGAAAATACAAAGTGATGGCACAAACAATTGTACTGtgcaatttaacaaacaaacactcaccCGGTCCCTTTAAAGTTTCTAAATCCAGTCAAAACTTTTCAGATCTTCTCCTGATGAACTCTAATCTCCTCACTGACCACGGATCTTCCCAAAGAGGCCACGCCTTCCAGCACACCTGTTTGGAAGACGCACACAGGGCCACTACACCAAGTGGGAGCTTAATgattgtgcttttattgtgctGTTTGTCAGCAGCCACAGAAACACAGTCAGTATTTACTACAGTGTTTAAGAAGGATAGCTGACTAGTCCACCTTCGTCTCTCTGGAACATCAAAGTGTCACACAAAACACCAGGGTGCAGTTTTTCCTTATTTGCACAATaatttaacaataataacaattttaaaaaacaactaatcaTCTCAAGCATGCAAACATCTGACTAAATGTTAGTCACTTTTTGGACACTCGGGTTAGTACCTATAGCAAACAGGCCTCTCCTCGGTCCTCAGTTCTGCAAGTATTCCTATGATTTGGTGGCAGTTATTTTTGATGAAGTGTAATTTGCACACGAATCCCGAGACTCCTCCCTACGACCATTAGCCatgctgtcattttcagtttttgctgcaatCATCCCCAGTAGCTTCTTCAGGCTGGTGTCAAATTTGGGCTCGTTGTTACATTTGTCTCTGCAGCAGCAAGTGTGACTGACATTGTATTTGACTCCCTGATATGAGACGATTTCATGGGAGCCACAGAGTTCCTTGTCCAGGCAGCCCTGAGCAGACAGGACGTGGATGGAACCGTAGCGGCCTACGGAGCTGGAGCAGCGCTGGTCAGGTAGACACTGGCTGGTGGTGTTTGTGCAGGGTTTGCCTTTGGGCTGCAGGGGACAGTAGTAACACAGCAGGCTTTCCAGTGCAAGAGCTGGGAGGACCAGAGCCAGGAGCAGCAGGATGGAGATCAGGAACCAGCATGGACCCAACAGATGGACGTCCAGACTAATGTAaatccacacacatacacaattaAATAATCCAAATTGATTCTTCAGATAAGgctttttaggttttcagttGTTTGTGCGTTGTTCAccttctgtttctttgtgatcCCATCTTCCTGTATGTTAAAGCCAGGAACAGTTGAAGCTGTGTCAACCTGAGGACCTCTACCAACCGGCAAACCCTCTGATTACCAAGCAGAAACAGGTGCGTCTTTAAAGCTATTTCAAACATAATTagagaaatacacacacaacaccAGTAGCTCCGAAGCTGTTGTTTAGCTTTCAGTTTATTTCCCAAAAATCCCGAGACATCTTGCCTTGTCCTTCAAGGCACTTTCAACAGTCTTTGACAAAAATCTCAGCTCAGGCAAAAGACAGGATTACAGTGCCATCTGGTGTCAGAACATGTCATGAAGAAAGAACAGAACTGATTCATCCACACATTGTTTTAAAACCTTAAGAAGCATCCAGGCTATCTCTGTAGGATGTCTCTGCTATGCAACATGCAgaagaagatttattttcctaGTTGGACACTTTCTTCTTGATCTTCTGTTCATGTTCCGTAGTCAGTGGTAAAGGAGAGCTGTGCATCTTTGTACAAAGGTTCCTGTGAAGAAAATCAAATTCTACATAAGCTGATGGTATCATTGCTGCATATGCACATGATAGGAAGAGGGGATATTTATATGCTGATACATTAGAATCCAGTACAGCCCAGTACTGCTGCACTGCCATAATGTCTGCTATTATGAAGCTGATGATAtgtttttgatttcatttgatTATATTATGGCAAATTTGTGAATTCAGTTACTTGTGGTtgtaattaataaatatttgaaataatataGTTAAAATTGGTACTGGATTGTATACCAGGTTTGAATTTAAACCCCCCAAGCTCTACTTTGAATTGTTttcaaaaattgtattttattttacatttgaagtACTTATGTcatctgttaaatgtttatctagTTAGGAAGCTTTAGATTTTCTCCTATACCATAGAATGTATATGTCTTCATCCCCAAaaagaatatgttttatttaaccaacagaaaatgaagatcACCCCGCCATGATCTACTGAGTATAAAAACAGGGCTTTTAACCTTTCACATCACTGTATAATTGAATTTAGATATTTGCAATAACgtcaaccaaaacaaacaccatGAGTTTCATATAGAAAGAAGTTATGATAATGCTGATATACTAGAGTGAATCTGACTGATTAAGTCAGAGACACAGTACCCAGTAAAATTGGCACTAAGTGTAATTCATATATTCAGTGATTTGCTTACAGTTAGCTCCTCCTCATTGTCCCTGCCAGCGTTTCCCCAGTCGTCCTGTTCCTCTGCAGGGTCGTAGGTGTACATAGGAATCAGCTGGTGGCGCAGCTCATCGAGtctgaggaagaaaaaaaatcaacagaaccacaatgtgacaaaatatAAAAGCTACCAAACTGATCTTTAACAGCAGAAGCCATCTTACCTCACTCTCCTTCTGatataacaaacctaaagagAGACACAACCTCAGACACTTAAGCCTAAAATCCAACTGTGAAATTAACTATAGTGTGACAGTTAGCTGAACGCTCTTACCGCTGCCACTATGCATCCAGTCAGTGTGAGCAGAACGAAGGGGATGAGTGCATAGTAGCCAGGAAATTCAGGTTTGTTGTTTGGGGGTGAAATGTGGTGAGTTGTGTGGTTCAAATGCTCCATCTCCTTGTTCATGGGAGCCCTCTGCTCTGTGCACCTCTTCTGACGCCTACATGACACATTCAGTGGAGCACCGCTGCTGTCATTCCCACTGAAAGCTTGTGATGGGCTTTCTTAACATAATCATAAGTTGTACTACAACAAAGCACAGTTTGCTATGAGATGAATAATCCAAGAACCTGTATGTTAAAAAGTGGAGGTCGTTCTAGCATCCCCCGGCTAAAAAGAGATTAGATCTTACCTTATGTGTGGAGTAGGTggacaaacatttcctccttGCTTCTTTCATTTCATGTCACATGGGACACACTTACAGAAATACAGAACTCGCATACCTCAACCTGCTTAATGACATTCCTGAGTGAGGAGTGGATACGGATGAAGTCTGTCGGTAGCTGATGTCATGCTGTGGATGTTACTATGCTTATTAGTGCTTATTTTCACATGTACAGTGCTGTTCAAAAGGTTTAGACACTAAAAGTAAAGAGAggattctttcaaaaatactatTTGTATGTATTAGCatcatacaaaacacaaaaaagagataATAAATATCTGAGTCTAGTGGGCAACTGTTCACCATTTTGTCAGTAAGTTTATTGTAACGGGGCCTAATTTGTCTCTGCAACCACacaaatgtaatatttagttTCCTCCAGCAGAGGGAAAGTTCCTGTTATTGTTGTGGATGGcaggaagggagagaggagggggagggccAGTGGGAGGGGTGAGTGAGGAAGCACAGAGAGACCTTTCTAAATCTTGTACAGGTTTAACTTGCTGAGCATGGCCACGCTCAAGAACTCACCTCCACACGGCATTGGACACCAGATAACAGAGCTTTGACGGTAAGCttccacaaaaactaaaaaaaaaccttactACTCTGCAAAAGCATAAACTTGAGTTAATCTTAAAAGGAGAATTGATAATATACAGGCTGTTTTGTGATGTAAATGTAAACTCCTCTGTGATCTGACAAGTTGATTTTTATTCAACACCTTACCAGACTTGATTTTAGTTTTGACTGAACAAAGTTTTAATTCCAGTTTGCTCAGTTTCTGTGTTAAAGTAGAGCTTCAAGGTATAATGTCATACTGCTATTTTATAAAGATTCCTGTCAGGTTTAACTTACAAAGTATAACAAAGCATTCCCACAGGTTTAGTGGCGCGCTCTGGTAGATTTCTTGTTAGGATTTGAAAACTTGTTAATAATTAGACTAGTTGGACTCCAGTCATAAAACAGCTTGCTTGTTCTGCCTGCAataagtcacacacacacactaatgtaATTGAGCCATAATGACATTATTCTTTGTGACAGTTCTTCCCTCTGCTGGGCTATGAGACAGTGTCAAACTCCACCATCCAGGACCACTTATACGAATCCTTAAAACTTCATGGATCCTCCTGGAAGGCGACATGGAGCAATCCAAAGACAAAATGCGAATGCCACTGACTTCCCCATGCCTCTGACAGAGGATCTACAACAAATGCACCTTTATGAGTACCTTGGAGTCTTTTGTGACAATGACGAGGACCATTTGTATGAGAGCACCTTGTACGGGTTCAGATCGCCGACTGAACCCCGACCTAAACCCCCGGGTCCTGTCTGGGCtcaggggggaggaggaggagctggcaACACAAACCCACCACAGAGCACAAACTGTCCTCTGCTGCCACCCAGATCCAGGGCATCCAGCTCACATCTGCCTCTTACACAAGGCCGGGTaccccctcctcttccttccaGGACACATCTGCCCCTCGAAAAGACTAAGAGGTTTTCCTGTGA is a window from the Amphiprion ocellaris isolate individual 3 ecotype Okinawa chromosome 3, ASM2253959v1, whole genome shotgun sequence genome containing:
- the bncr gene encoding protein Bouncer encodes the protein MLQLLLVAVLSLHSLLPSLLCDNLNCYYSPIREKRTFKPTVTECPPNELCFKAVGRYGNHSTLSARGCMVEKYCRKKHSKRFKGTVYTMSYSCCDWPYCNSCLGIAANLLHVAVAPVAAAVMVALDLRRLMV
- the LOC118470832 gene encoding small integral membrane protein 29-like, with amino-acid sequence MNKEMEHLNHTTHHISPPNNKPEFPGYYALIPFVLLTLTGCIVAAVCYIRRRVRLDELRHQLIPMYTYDPAEEQDDWGNAGRDNEEELTEPLYKDAQLSFTTDYGT